The window ACCTATGACGATAACCCTTTTTGCTACAGGTTTATTATCCGATTGCTTGTTAGCCGGTTTGGAAGTACTACAACTGAAGATACCGCTCAATAATATTACCAAAAAAAGATTTTTAATTTTTACCATTGATAAAATATTTTTTACAAATAATAAAAACAAATTAACCAAAAAGTAATGAAATACACAAAAGAGAATTCATGATTTCATTATAATGCTTCACTGATTATTTTTTTTTCACTTTTAGAGAAGTTAAAATACAACATCGTTACTGATACCAAAATCAGCATTCCTATAGCTGTTTTAATATTTAAACCGATAAAGAATTCGACCCAGGTATTATCGTATTTAAATACTTCTTTTAACAACAACACCGACACGCTTCCCATATAACCAAAAGCATCTGCTGTATAAAACATAAATCCAATATTGCCTTTATACCTTAAAAAAGCCATTAAGCGTTCAAAAACAAGACAATGAAAAAGTATATAGGGTAAATAGATTCCTATTCCTGTACTGATCATCCAGGCGACAGGCGACATCAACTTCTTTTCGAACATAACTGTTGCTAACAGAACTAATACCGATCCGAGTATCGTAAGCCACATACCCATATTAAAAGCCAGTTTGTTTTTCCTGATCATTATCCCCATAGCTGTCAGCACCAATACGATTACAGCTACCGGAATTTCGGTAAGGGTAATTAACTCCGGTTTTTGGGAATAGCCTAATTCTGCCCAGAACTCAACAACAAAATTATCTCGAAAATCCCTTACTATGGTCAACAGCACATAAATAATAACCAGGCCTGCAAATCCCAAACCGTGTTTTCTTATAAATTCTTTTCTTTTAGCCCGATCCATCGGAACACGTTCTGTCCGTTCCTGAACATCGAGAGCATCCGGACTCTTTGAGTGTTTAAGCATCCATACAGCCAGTAAGAAAAAAGGGAAAAACAACAATCCGGTAACGAAAGGCATTATGTATTCTCCAAGTCCGAAGTCTTGCATCAACACAACCCCCACGGTCTTCACCAGTCCGGTTGAAAAAATAAACGTTGCACTTAAAGCAGCAGCCAGCAACTCTGTATTTCTTCGTCCTTCTATATATGAGAGTACAACCCCGAATACCATCCCCAAAGGCAAACCATTAAGAAAAATTGCCAGTACCTTGAGCGGTGGCGGAACTATTGCAAACAATCCTAACATTGCAAGACCAAAAGCAACCAGCCCCACAAGCCACTTAACCCGTTTTTCGGGCGACATTTCTGAAATGATCTTGA of the Zhouia spongiae genome contains:
- a CDS encoding DUF5690 family protein — translated: MMNLKNKMTASAWFSSGWIMIAAFLCYTGMYAVRKSFLAGQYLDLGLSFEVDAKTVLVISQVLGYMLSKFAGIKIISEMSPEKRVKWLVGLVAFGLAMLGLFAIVPPPLKVLAIFLNGLPLGMVFGVVLSYIEGRRNTELLAAALSATFIFSTGLVKTVGVVLMQDFGLGEYIMPFVTGLLFFPFFLLAVWMLKHSKSPDALDVQERTERVPMDRAKRKEFIRKHGLGFAGLVIIYVLLTIVRDFRDNFVVEFWAELGYSQKPELITLTEIPVAVIVLVLTAMGIMIRKNKLAFNMGMWLTILGSVLVLLATVMFEKKLMSPVAWMISTGIGIYLPYILFHCLVFERLMAFLRYKGNIGFMFYTADAFGYMGSVSVLLLKEVFKYDNTWVEFFIGLNIKTAIGMLILVSVTMLYFNFSKSEKKIISEAL